A single Lolium perenne isolate Kyuss_39 chromosome 6, Kyuss_2.0, whole genome shotgun sequence DNA region contains:
- the LOC127305260 gene encoding uncharacterized protein: MEPPSPPQATPSSAVRVLSRTPAPSTSSSGADAAASPSHDGGVVVVGFVGCAGSAARLADRILDAPVFSPGGSARTLAGAVRYHRDGERRMVFLHLAAPPPPSPLEAGQGSSGGGDLPELLFMFSVCHVIIFLQEGFRFNTQTLKNFRLLQSSKHALTPFARSLVAPATPPKAAPSGTPTRPTRRASASSPPARRGGHSGHQPSAISLMSGTGSHPSVLPGQCIPVVLFVFEDDIIDVPSAVTSLSLDDTGDTSSSNQASSTDGLQKQNPTSKGSGSVVMLARPSNKSDGTFSKKLHSSLEGQIRFLLKKCRTLTGLESGHNGPRGVVNVNHLPLFSLDTSRVVALLDRSINKKREPLDIIDGLFEDSFSSKASLDVASLENNCQPTNHEDFQVIKDFIFRQSDGLRGRGGYSGNATAGSVAGVGMVAAAAAAAAASASAGKPVSVPDLPSFDKWYSVSASILSGLISRKDGVSSSKITCSSSTHASSSLKNEQLSPAGSSAIESALSCLESNKGLNMKFSSSWCQRVLPVAKEVYLKDLPAFYPTSVHDLRLQKALRSFHSTVKGPAVKVFSEKLEDECKKIWEAGRQQCDAVSLTGRPCKHQRHGKLSSSESDAVEQHSSGCVFLHACACGRSRRLRDDPFDFETANISFNCFSNCEDLLPTLVVPRGVDTSSFPVSFWRLVRLGGARYYKSTKGLLQAGFCSKDKYLLRWTISLGKGQVKNSSHATIKSSSLTSNVNSQTPHVASREVKSIPVQVTSEVKTAKLENSRKQSELQSANNSAIIFGKGVPNFTMKKPFAEVVAGSTTKDSEFPALQLKRPPKPVSRKDERQMSVAEQNNGQSNATLSQGSIAENDSEKMTRNISESADGKPFLQIGSNIVPVIVGNETKEATEAIQQFVVYVGFEYECSYGHRFLLTEKYLKEMDSPCLQDERSYQNNEAESKHSSQKLLPNASKLTPVVNGNNGRKANRPVESSGRNSRQQLLQPCVDGESTRPGHIPSDPHNVSKGDLSLQYITADDGGEAYSLLNRNLPIYMHCPHCKSTDGKGHQDVKIASAVSQLQRIFIVTPDFPVLLASCPLVQFERSCLPPNVSDRDQQGLFSLGCRVVLPPESFLTMRLPFVYGSETKDGSRFPLKHLEQQPELTAWLVGGTALQIVSAGHATEKKADIS, translated from the exons ATggagccgccgtcgccgcctcagGCGACCCCCTCCTCCGCCGTGCGGGTCCTATCGCGCACCCCAGCTCCCTCCACTTCCTCCTCCGGCGCGGACGCCGCCGCCTCGCCGTCCCACGACGGCGGCGTGGTCGTTGTCGGCTTCGTGGGGTGCGCGGGGAGCGCGGCCCGCCTCGCCGACCGGATCCTCGACGCCCCCGTCTTCTCCCCCGGCGGCTCGGCCAGGACCCTAGCCGGGGCCGTCAGGTACCACCGCGACGGGGAGAGGAGGATGGTGTTCCTGCACCTCGCGGCCCCGCCCCCGCCCTCGCCGCTGGAGGCGGGACAAGGGAGCAGCGGAGGCGGGGACCTCCCGGAGCTGCTCTTCATGTTCTCG GTTTGCCATGTAATAATATTTCTCCAAGAAGGCTTCCGGTTCAACACACAGACCTTGAAGAACTTTAGACTGCTGCAATCCTCAAAGCATGCACTCACACCATTTGCGAGGTCACTAGTAGCACCAGCAACGCCACCCAAAGCTGCTCCTTCTGGCACCCCAACCCGGCCTACCCGCAGGGCTTCAGCCAGCTCCCCTCCAGCACGTCGTGGAGGTCATTCAGGCCATCAACCCTCAGCCATCTCATTGATGTCAGGAACCGGTTCACACCCTTCTGTGTTGCCAGGCCAATGCATCCCTGTTGTTCTGTTTGTCTTTGAGGATGATATCATTGATGTTCCAAGTGCTGTAACGAGTCTGAGTCTGGATGATACGGGTGACACATCATCATCAAATCAGGCTTCTAGCACTGATGGCTTGCAAAAACAAAACCCGACTTCAAAAGGTTCTGGCTCAGTGGTTATGCTCGCCCGGCCCTCGAACAAATCTGATGGTACTTTCAGCAAGAAGCTGCATTCCTCTCTGGAAGGTCAAATCCGTTTTTTGTTGAAGAAGTGTCGAACACTTACTGGCCTGGAGTCTGGGCATAATGGTCCAAGGGGTGTTGTTAATGTGAACCATCTTCCTTTGTTCTCACTTGATACATCTAGAGTTGTTGCCCTGTTGGACCGGTCAATTAATAAGAAACGAGAGCCATTGGATATCATTGATGGACTTTTTGAAGACTCTTTCAGCTCCAAAGCATCATTGGATGTTGCTTCATTAGAAAATAACTGCCAACCAACAAACCACGAAGATTTCCAGGTAATAAAGGATTTTATATTTCGGCAGTCTGATGGGCTTAGAGGGAGAGGGGGTTATTCAGGCAATGCGACTGCTGGTTCTGTTGCTGGTGTCGGTATGGTGGCTGCGGCAGCAGCTGCAGCAGCAGCGTCCGCATCAGCTGGGAAGCCAGTCAGTGTTCCTGATCTTCCTAGTTTTGATAAATGGTATTCCGTTAGTGCATCTATTCTCTCTGGACTGATCAGTAGAAAAGATGGGGTCAGTAGTTCCAAAATCACGTGTTCATCATCTACTCATGCAAGTTCCAGTTTGAAGAATGAGCAACTTTCTCCAGCAGGATCTAGTGCTATTGAATCTGCTTTATCTTGCTTGGAAAGCAACAAGGGGCTTAACATGAAATTTTCCTCATCTTGGTGCCAAAGGGTGCTTCCAGTTGCTAAGGAGGTGTACTTGAAAGATTTGCCTGCCTTTTACCCAACTAGCGTTCATGACTTGCGGCTGCAGAAAGCATTGCGGTCCTTTCACTCAACAGTTAAAGGACCAGCTGTCAAGGTATTCTCCGAGAAGCTAGAAGATGAATGCAAGAAAATCTGGGAAGCTGGAAGGCAGCAATGTGATGCTGTCAGTCTTACTGGCAGGCCTTGTAAGCACCAGCGACATGGTAAATTATCTTCATCAGAATCAGATGCAGTGGAACAACATTCTAGTGGATGCGTCTTCCTCCATGCATGTGCCTGTGGCCGGTCACGTCGCCTTAGAGATGATCCTTTTGACTTTGAGACAGCCAACATATCATTTAACTGTTTCTCTAATTGTGAAGATCTATTGCCTACCCTTGTGGTACCGAGGGGGGTTGATACCAGTTCATTTCCGGTATCCTTTTGGCGCTTGGTGCGACTGGGAGGAGCAAGATATTACAAGTCAACAAAAGGGTTGCTCCAAGCTGGATTTTGCTCGAAGGACAAATATCTTTTAAGGTGGACAATATCTCTTGGCAAAGGACAAGTGAAAAATAGCTCCCATGCTACCATTAAATCTTCCTCCCTGACATCTAATGTGAACTCCCAGACTCCACATGTTGCTTCTAGAGAAGTAAAGTCCATTCCAGTCCAAGTCACATCAGAGGTTAAAACTGCAAAGCTTGAAAATTCCAGAAAACAATCTGAACTGCAATCAGCGAACAACTCTGCTATTATTTTTGGTAAAGGTGTTCCAAATTTTACTATGAAGAAACCATTTGCTGAAGTTGTTGCAGGCAGCACAACTAAAGATTCAGAGTTTCCTGCTCTCCAGCTGAAGAGACCACCAAAGCCTGTTAGCCGAAAAGATGAACGGCAAATGAGCGTAGCGGAACAGAATAATGGCCAAAGTAATGCAACTCTCAGTCAAGGATCTATAGCTGAAAATGATTCGGAGAAGATGACCAGAAATATTAGTGAAAGTGCTGATGGCAAGCCCTTTCTGCAGATCGGGAGCAACATAGTGCCAGTGATTGTTGGCAATGAGACTAAAGAAGCTACTGAAGCCATACAACAGTTTGTAGTATATGTCGGATTTGAGTACGAGTGTTCATATGGTCATCGTTTCTTACTTACAGAGAAATATCTCAAAGAGATGGATTCACCTTGTTTGCAGGATGAAAgatcttatcaaaacaatgaagcggAAAGTAAGCACAGTTCACAAAAGTTGCTCCCAAATGCATCTAAGTTAACACCAGTGGTAAATGGAAACAATGGGCGGAAAGCCAATAGACCAGTGGAGTCATCAGGAAGAAATAGCAGGCAGCAATTGCTTCAGCCTTGCGTAGATGGAGAGAGCACGCGGCCTGGTCATATTCCTTCAGATCCACATAATGTATCAAAGGGAGATCTTTCTCTTCAATACATTACAGCTGATGATGGTGGAGAAGCATATTCGCTTTTGAACAGAAATCTTCCGATATATATGCACTGCCCACATTGCAAGAGCACAGATGGGAAGGGACATCAAGATGTAAAGATTGCTAGTGCTGTGTCACAACTTCAACGAATTTTTATT GTTACACCTGATTTCCCTGTTCTGTTGGCTAGCTGCCCACTTGTACAGTTTGAG AGGTCATGTTTACCACCGAATGTATCTGATCGTGATCAACAAGGATTGTTCAGTCTTGGATGTCGAGTTGTCCTTCCACCCGAGAGCTTTCTTACCATGAGGCTTCCATTTGTGTACGGTTCTGAGACAAAAGATGGAAGTAGATTTCCCCTGAAACACCTCGAGCAACAACCAGAGCTCACAGCCTGGCTTGTTGGGGGCACAGCTCTGCAAATTGTATCAGCAGGACACGCTACTGAGAAAAAAGCCGACATTTCGTGA